Proteins from a single region of Bdellovibrio svalbardensis:
- a CDS encoding CBS domain-containing protein, with protein sequence MRTVANIMTANPKMIGSGDTLTDVLRLFLENGITSSPVINPLGEILGMLSELTLLKAYMLHKTKFLKSDKVGHHIDLLEPVSFVKVSATLAEVLKDMIATPTHRLLVKDDKEKIVGIISPKDLMRAMLGEANPNQNIRQKLLETQAALAQSSKKIETIERRLEVYQKAFQETPYMMHAVNADGKILMANRCEHELLGYEDGELIGKSIYDIYPESVHSEAERGLKTVIEQGFHHITYTTLVKKDGGRIRCDIASSSLLDEGGKFLSTITVLRAIDSEALLRSLHGIVDDINGPLAKYISISEHDKKAKPSKV encoded by the coding sequence ATGAGAACTGTAGCAAATATTATGACAGCGAATCCAAAGATGATCGGCTCTGGCGATACTCTGACAGATGTTCTTCGTTTATTCCTGGAAAACGGAATCACCTCAAGCCCAGTCATCAATCCACTGGGTGAAATCTTGGGGATGCTCTCTGAGCTTACTTTGCTTAAAGCTTATATGCTTCATAAAACAAAATTTCTTAAGAGCGATAAAGTGGGACATCACATTGATCTATTGGAGCCCGTTTCTTTTGTTAAAGTAAGCGCGACCCTTGCGGAAGTTTTAAAGGATATGATCGCCACACCAACCCATCGCCTTCTGGTTAAAGATGATAAAGAAAAGATTGTCGGAATCATCAGTCCAAAGGACTTGATGAGGGCGATGTTAGGAGAGGCGAACCCCAATCAAAACATTAGGCAAAAGTTGCTAGAGACGCAGGCAGCTCTGGCGCAAAGTTCAAAAAAGATTGAAACCATTGAAAGAAGGTTGGAAGTTTATCAAAAGGCCTTCCAGGAAACTCCGTACATGATGCATGCGGTGAATGCTGACGGAAAGATATTAATGGCTAATCGTTGTGAACACGAGCTGCTCGGATACGAAGACGGTGAGCTCATTGGCAAGTCCATTTATGACATCTATCCTGAATCGGTTCACAGTGAGGCCGAGCGAGGGTTGAAAACAGTTATCGAGCAAGGCTTTCACCACATCACTTATACAACTCTGGTGAAAAAAGATGGCGGACGAATTCGCTGCGACATTGCGAGCTCTTCGTTGCTTGACGAAGGTGGAAAATTTCTTTCTACAATCACGGTTCTGCGTGCGATCGATTCAGAAGCTCTTTTACGAAGTCTTCACGGAATCGTCGATGACATTAATGGGCCCCTTGCCAAATATATTTCAATTTCTGAGCACGATAAAAAGGCAAAACCATCCAAAGTATGA
- a CDS encoding NAD(P)/FAD-dependent oxidoreductase, with translation MQRKEVDILIVGAGIIGTSIGAELSRRGASVCVIDKGNVGRGCSYGNAGWMTPCFSMPLPMPGMLMKSMKWMLDPAGPLYIKPSFSLDLASWLFHFMKAMNATQARRAVDALVVLSQKSLIEYEKLGQKYPEIRFEQKGLLMASRTPAGVAAAVEELEYVKDVGVPGKKLTGEEILAMEPALKGPLLGGVYFSQEGMGEPFQVVQAMASEIRKNGGEILENCELLDLEMAGNKVDKVLTSQGEIKAKQVVIATGSWSKSLAKLLRLRIPILGGKGYAMILPKLEKQPTYPIMIVEKKIAVTPRENTLRIAGTLELVDQDFSITQRRVDNIKNGAREFLRLPDTLEVQELWAGLRPCTPDGVPLIGYHKDIPNLMLAVGHQMLGLQSGAGTGLLVADLMENKKPFVDLGVLDVNRF, from the coding sequence ATGCAAAGAAAAGAAGTTGATATTTTGATTGTGGGTGCCGGAATCATTGGAACGTCTATTGGTGCAGAACTTTCGCGCCGTGGAGCCAGTGTTTGTGTTATTGATAAAGGCAATGTGGGTCGAGGCTGTTCTTACGGCAATGCTGGCTGGATGACTCCATGCTTCTCCATGCCGCTGCCTATGCCTGGAATGTTGATGAAATCCATGAAGTGGATGCTCGATCCGGCGGGTCCCCTCTATATTAAGCCTTCTTTCTCTTTAGACTTAGCATCCTGGCTTTTTCACTTTATGAAGGCTATGAATGCGACCCAAGCTCGTCGCGCCGTGGATGCCCTGGTGGTACTTTCTCAAAAAAGTTTGATCGAGTATGAAAAGCTCGGGCAAAAATACCCAGAAATTCGTTTTGAACAAAAAGGTCTTTTAATGGCCAGTCGCACTCCAGCCGGTGTTGCGGCAGCGGTTGAAGAACTCGAGTATGTTAAAGATGTCGGAGTTCCTGGAAAGAAACTTACTGGAGAAGAAATTCTGGCAATGGAACCGGCCTTGAAGGGACCTTTGTTAGGAGGAGTTTATTTCTCTCAAGAGGGAATGGGGGAACCCTTCCAAGTCGTGCAAGCCATGGCTTCTGAAATTCGCAAAAATGGTGGTGAGATTCTAGAGAACTGTGAGTTGCTGGATCTTGAGATGGCCGGCAACAAGGTGGACAAGGTTTTAACCTCGCAAGGCGAAATAAAAGCCAAGCAAGTTGTTATTGCCACAGGCAGTTGGTCAAAATCCCTGGCAAAACTTTTGCGTCTGCGCATTCCGATCTTGGGTGGAAAGGGCTATGCGATGATACTGCCCAAATTAGAAAAGCAACCAACCTACCCGATTATGATTGTGGAAAAGAAGATTGCCGTGACCCCACGGGAAAATACCCTGCGCATTGCCGGCACCTTGGAACTCGTCGATCAGGATTTTTCCATCACTCAACGTCGTGTCGATAATATTAAAAACGGAGCCCGGGAATTCCTACGCCTGCCCGACACGCTGGAAGTGCAGGAACTGTGGGCTGGTTTAAGACCTTGCACTCCTGACGGCGTTCCATTGATTGGATATCACAAAGACATTCCAAATCTCATGCTGGCTGTAGGTCATCAAATGCTGGGTCTTCAGAGTGGCGCAGGGACAGGCTTGCTTGTGGCAGATCTCATGGAGAACAAAAAACCATTCGTGGATCTTGGCGTGCTTGATGTAAATAGATTCTAA
- a CDS encoding SOS response-associated peptidase: MCASFGAASEFNLLQKTYHVELPPIIALPQQIIFPHTEAPVIVRKEEKSQVQLMNYSLIPSWSKERKPKFATYNARIEEVLAKPSWKDPFKTRHCLVPIKEFYESAYKGRFAGHKISIFNAHQALLTAAGIYDEWYDQKTGEIVQSFAILTTEPTQEILDAGHDRSPIFLQETACKEWLDGKMSGERWIEFLKNQRWVGELGFSQLEKLKGYTGQLSLFGED; the protein is encoded by the coding sequence ATGTGTGCAAGTTTTGGAGCTGCTAGTGAGTTTAATTTACTTCAGAAGACCTACCATGTAGAGCTTCCACCCATTATTGCGCTGCCTCAGCAAATCATCTTTCCACATACCGAAGCTCCAGTCATTGTCCGGAAGGAAGAGAAGTCACAAGTTCAATTGATGAACTATTCGCTCATCCCCTCATGGTCCAAGGAGCGAAAGCCGAAATTTGCAACCTACAATGCCCGCATTGAGGAAGTTTTGGCCAAGCCCTCATGGAAAGATCCTTTTAAAACCAGACATTGTCTTGTCCCGATTAAGGAGTTTTACGAGTCGGCTTACAAGGGCCGTTTTGCGGGTCATAAGATTTCCATCTTTAATGCTCATCAAGCTTTGCTTACCGCCGCAGGTATCTATGATGAGTGGTATGACCAGAAAACCGGAGAAATTGTGCAGAGCTTTGCAATTCTTACGACTGAACCCACTCAAGAGATACTGGACGCCGGTCACGACAGATCACCTATTTTCCTTCAAGAAACTGCTTGCAAAGAATGGTTGGACGGAAAAATGAGTGGGGAACGTTGGATTGAATTTTTAAAAAATCAAAGATGGGTCGGTGAGCTGGGGTTTAGTCAGTTGGAAAAACTGAAGGGCTATACGGGCCAGCTCTCCCTTTTTGGCGAAGATTGA